The Candidatus Bathyarchaeota archaeon genomic interval CCCTCAAAAAGCTACGCCAAAGCTAAAGAGGACCAAAAACCACTGATCGATATTTTTCAAGAAAATAATTATATAACTGTTGTCGCAGAAATAGCAGGGTTTAATAGGGAAACACTCAAAATACATGTGAAAGATCAGAAACTTACGCTGTCGGCAAAATCGAAGGAACGTCGATACTATAAAAGTTTAAATTTGCCGAAAGTAGTGATTCCAAACGCAATGCACACCAAATA includes:
- a CDS encoding Hsp20/alpha crystallin family protein translates to MSARWKRSIKNRKWLDISSSSPKPRKTQVSQTRDRSKSVPLHASFRPSKSYAKAKEDQKPLIDIFQENNYITVVAEIAGFNRETLKIHVKDQKLTLSAKSKERRYYKSLNLPKVVIPNAMHTKYKNGVLEIRLRKAETIGKEADQNAT